One window of Prionailurus bengalensis isolate Pbe53 chromosome B1, Fcat_Pben_1.1_paternal_pri, whole genome shotgun sequence genomic DNA carries:
- the MFSD10 gene encoding major facilitator superfamily domain-containing protein 10 isoform X9, whose product MWVEVVRRCGRPPSRVRLVAGEASALPAGRCGSRGSPSPAACPGVPGSAQRAEPPRHWRARSRRGHQGRHQPVSGGKARRPLPTRPLSACRPEEEARRRPRPGREEAWPARARPRQCARSPFRIRPSVRVSDRPSSLSARPRQDRSLALGYPEVPSCRPATLSARRDWSGPHHGLGSRRELHPAPTHPPTALVRAPCDHRGLPRPPAGPPGLHSAVASAARAAGEPWPCPRSPLWLLATRRGLVCRSHQDASGEEVQQCPVWRSDRLSLLLPAVPLGTSHGGCLRLSREAPGDAAVPGRSGHLVCRVGGLKELRRLPGLQGDWGHQQGKRQPLHSHRSRPGLTFRPQPRHVIGVAFSLAFTLGPMLGAFLPAEMVPWLALLFAASDLLFIFCFLPETLPAEKRVRHPLSARGSRLRQTCSAPWPCSVSRPWPVARTHPLETGSVTFAAWVWCTSSTSSCSRVSSSP is encoded by the exons ATGTGGGTGGAGGTGGTGAGGAGGTGTGGGCGTCCGCCGAGCCGGGTCAGGCTGGTGGCAGGAGAGGCCAGCGCGCTGCCGGCTGGACGCTGTGGCTCCCGCGGGTCCCCTTCCCCGGCCGCCTGTCCCGGGGTCCCGGGCTCGGCACAACGCGCAGAGCCGCCGAGACACTGGCGTGCGCGGTCACGGCGGGGACACCAGGGCCGGCACCAGCCGGTGAGCGGCGGGAAGGCGCGCCGACCCCTCCCGACCCGCCCGCTCTCGGCCTGCCGGCCGGAAGAGGAAGCGCGCCGGCGCCCACGTCCGGGGCGGGAGGAGGCGTGGCCGGCGCGCGCCCGCCCCCGGCAGTGTGCCCGCAGTCCATTCCGCATCCGTCCATCAGTTCGTGTGTCCGACCGTCCGTCATCCCTGAGCGCGCGGCCGCGGCAG GATAGGTCTCTGGCTCTGGGGTACCCAGAGGTGCCCTCATGCAGACCTGCCACACTGTCAGCCAGGCGGGATTGGAGCGGCCCCCACCATgggctggggagcaggagggagctGCACCCCGCGCCCACCCATCCGCCAACAGCCCTTGTCAGAGCCCCGTGTGATCACCGTGGTCTTCCTCGGCCTCCTGCTGGACCTCCTGGCCTTCACTCTGCTGTTGCCTCTGCTGCCAGGGCTGCTGGAGAGCCATGGCCGTGCCCAC GATCCCCTCTATGGCTCCTGGCAACAAGGCGTGGACTGGTTTGCCGCAGCCATCAGGATGCCAGCGGAGAAGAGGTACAACAGTGTCCTGTTTGGAG GTCTGATAGGCTCAGTCTTCTCCTTCCTGCAGTTCCTCTTGGCACCAGTCACGGGGGCTGTCTCAGACTGTCTCGGGAGGCGCCCGGTGATGCTGCTGTCCCTG GCAGGTCTGGCCACCTCGTATGCCGTGTGGGCGGCCTCAAAGAGCTTCGCCGCCTTCCTGGCCTCCAGGGTGATTGGGGGCATCAGCAAGGGAAACGTCAGCCTCTCCACAGCCATCGTAGCCGACCTGGGCTCACCTTCCGCCCGCAGCCGAGGCATG TCATTGGAGTGGCCTTCTCGCTGGCCTTCACGCTGGGCCCCATGCTTGGCGCCTTCCTGCCAGCGGAGATGGTACCCTGGCTGGCTTTGCTCTTTGCTGCCTCTGAcctgttgtttattttctgcttcctGCCGGAGACGCTGCCTGCGGAGAAGCGGGTAAG gcatCCTCTATCGGCCCGGGGTTCCAGGCTGCGGCAGACCTGCTCAGCCCCGTGGCCCTGCTCCGTTTCTCGGCCGTGGCCCGTGGCCAGGACCCACCCGCTGGAGACG GGATCCGTCACCTTTGCCGCCTGGGTCTGGTGTACTTCCTCTACCTCTTCCTGTTCTCGGGTCTCGAGTTCACCCTGA
- the MFSD10 gene encoding major facilitator superfamily domain-containing protein 10 isoform X1: MWVEVVRRCGRPPSRVRLVAGEASALPAGRCGSRGSPSPAACPGVPGSAQRAEPPRHWRARSRRGHQGRHQPVSGGKARRPLPTRPLSACRPEEEARRRPRPGREEAWPARARPRQCARSPFRIRPSVRVSDRPSSLSARPRQDRSLALGYPEVPSCRPATLSARRDWSGPHHGLGSRRELHPAPTHPPTALVRAPCDHRGLPRPPAGPPGLHSAVASAARAAGEPWPCPRSPLWLLATRRGLVCRSHQDASGEEVQQCPVWRSDRLSLLLPAVPLGTSHGGCLRLSREAPGDAAVPGRSGHLVCRVGGLKELRRLPGLQGDWGHQQGKRQPLHSHRSRPGLTFRPQPRHVIGVAFSLAFTLGPMLGAFLPAEMVPWLALLFAASDLLFIFCFLPETLPAEKRASSIGPGFQAAADLLSPVALLRFSAVARGQDPPAGDGIRHLCRLGLVYFLYLFLFSGLEFTLSFLAHQRFQFSSLQQGKMFFFIGLTMATVQGAYARKISPGSEIAAVKRAILLLVPAFLLIGWGLTLPALGLGLLLYSFAAAVVVPCLSSVVADYGKEPFFARGPPGGRRPASTRRLPPPPPPKACPGRRARSWAHFGAWAPWPGQWDPWWLPQCTGWPGPGSASRCAQASSCSLSCSCAT, from the exons ATGTGGGTGGAGGTGGTGAGGAGGTGTGGGCGTCCGCCGAGCCGGGTCAGGCTGGTGGCAGGAGAGGCCAGCGCGCTGCCGGCTGGACGCTGTGGCTCCCGCGGGTCCCCTTCCCCGGCCGCCTGTCCCGGGGTCCCGGGCTCGGCACAACGCGCAGAGCCGCCGAGACACTGGCGTGCGCGGTCACGGCGGGGACACCAGGGCCGGCACCAGCCGGTGAGCGGCGGGAAGGCGCGCCGACCCCTCCCGACCCGCCCGCTCTCGGCCTGCCGGCCGGAAGAGGAAGCGCGCCGGCGCCCACGTCCGGGGCGGGAGGAGGCGTGGCCGGCGCGCGCCCGCCCCCGGCAGTGTGCCCGCAGTCCATTCCGCATCCGTCCATCAGTTCGTGTGTCCGACCGTCCGTCATCCCTGAGCGCGCGGCCGCGGCAG GATAGGTCTCTGGCTCTGGGGTACCCAGAGGTGCCCTCATGCAGACCTGCCACACTGTCAGCCAGGCGGGATTGGAGCGGCCCCCACCATgggctggggagcaggagggagctGCACCCCGCGCCCACCCATCCGCCAACAGCCCTTGTCAGAGCCCCGTGTGATCACCGTGGTCTTCCTCGGCCTCCTGCTGGACCTCCTGGCCTTCACTCTGCTGTTGCCTCTGCTGCCAGGGCTGCTGGAGAGCCATGGCCGTGCCCAC GATCCCCTCTATGGCTCCTGGCAACAAGGCGTGGACTGGTTTGCCGCAGCCATCAGGATGCCAGCGGAGAAGAGGTACAACAGTGTCCTGTTTGGAG GTCTGATAGGCTCAGTCTTCTCCTTCCTGCAGTTCCTCTTGGCACCAGTCACGGGGGCTGTCTCAGACTGTCTCGGGAGGCGCCCGGTGATGCTGCTGTCCCTG GCAGGTCTGGCCACCTCGTATGCCGTGTGGGCGGCCTCAAAGAGCTTCGCCGCCTTCCTGGCCTCCAGGGTGATTGGGGGCATCAGCAAGGGAAACGTCAGCCTCTCCACAGCCATCGTAGCCGACCTGGGCTCACCTTCCGCCCGCAGCCGAGGCATG TCATTGGAGTGGCCTTCTCGCTGGCCTTCACGCTGGGCCCCATGCTTGGCGCCTTCCTGCCAGCGGAGATGGTACCCTGGCTGGCTTTGCTCTTTGCTGCCTCTGAcctgttgtttattttctgcttcctGCCGGAGACGCTGCCTGCGGAGAAGCGG gcatCCTCTATCGGCCCGGGGTTCCAGGCTGCGGCAGACCTGCTCAGCCCCGTGGCCCTGCTCCGTTTCTCGGCCGTGGCCCGTGGCCAGGACCCACCCGCTGGAGACG GGATCCGTCACCTTTGCCGCCTGGGTCTGGTGTACTTCCTCTACCTCTTCCTGTTCTCGGGTCTCGAGTTCACCCTGAGCTTCCTCGCTCATCAGCGCTTCCAGTTCAGCAG CCTGCAGCAAGGAAAGATGTTTTTCTTCATCGGCCTCACCATGGCCACCGTGCAGGGCGCCTACGCCCGGAAGATCAGCCCTGGCAGCGAGATTGCAGCGGTGAAGCGG GCCATCTTGCTGCTggtgcctgccttcctcctcatTGGCTGGGGGCTCACGCTGCCCGCCTTGGGCCTGGGGCTGCTGCTCTACTCCTTCG CCGCTGCCGTCGTGGTGCCCTGCTTGTCCTCCGTGGTCGCTGACTATGGTAAGGAGCCTTTCTTTGCCCGAGGCCCCCCAGGTGGGAGGAGACCAGCAAGCACCCGACGgcttcctcccccccctcccccaaaggctTGCCCAGGCAGAAGGGCACGATCATGGGCACACTTCGGAGCCTGGGCGCCCTGGCCAGGGCAGTGGGACCCATGGTGGCTGCCTCAG TGTACTGGCTGGCCGGGGCCAGGGTCTGCTTCACGGTGTGCTCAGGCCTCTTCCTGCTCCCTTTCCTGCTCCTGCGCAACCTGA
- the MFSD10 gene encoding major facilitator superfamily domain-containing protein 10 isoform X5, whose protein sequence is MWVEVVRRCGRPPSRVRLVAGEASALPAGRCGSRGSPSPAACPGVPGSAQRAEPPRHWRARSRRGHQGRHQPVSGGKARRPLPTRPLSACRPEEEARRRPRPGREEAWPARARPRQCARSPFRIRPSVRVSDRPSSLSARPRQDRSLALGYPEVPSCRPATLSARRDWSGPHHGLGSRRELHPAPTHPPTALVRAPCDHRGLPRPPAGPPGLHSAVASAARAAGEPWPCPRSPLWLLATRRGLVCRSHQDASGEEVQQCPVWRSDRLSLLLPAVPLGTSHGGCLRLSREAPGDAAVPGRSGHLVCRVGGLKELRRLPGLQGDWGHQQGKRQPLHSHRSRPGLTFRPQPRHVIGVAFSLAFTLGPMLGAFLPAEMVPWLALLFAASDLLFIFCFLPETLPAEKRASSIGPGFQAAADLLSPVALLRFSAVARGQDPPAGDGIRHLCRLGLVYFLYLFLFSGLEFTLSFLAHQRFQFSSLQQGKMFFFIGLTMATVQGAYARKISPGSEIAAVKRAILLLVPAFLLIGWGLTLPALGLGLLLYSFGGRRPASTRRLPPPPPPKACPGRRARSWAHFGAWAPWPGQWDPWWLPQCTGWPGPGSASRCAQASSCSLSCSCAT, encoded by the exons ATGTGGGTGGAGGTGGTGAGGAGGTGTGGGCGTCCGCCGAGCCGGGTCAGGCTGGTGGCAGGAGAGGCCAGCGCGCTGCCGGCTGGACGCTGTGGCTCCCGCGGGTCCCCTTCCCCGGCCGCCTGTCCCGGGGTCCCGGGCTCGGCACAACGCGCAGAGCCGCCGAGACACTGGCGTGCGCGGTCACGGCGGGGACACCAGGGCCGGCACCAGCCGGTGAGCGGCGGGAAGGCGCGCCGACCCCTCCCGACCCGCCCGCTCTCGGCCTGCCGGCCGGAAGAGGAAGCGCGCCGGCGCCCACGTCCGGGGCGGGAGGAGGCGTGGCCGGCGCGCGCCCGCCCCCGGCAGTGTGCCCGCAGTCCATTCCGCATCCGTCCATCAGTTCGTGTGTCCGACCGTCCGTCATCCCTGAGCGCGCGGCCGCGGCAG GATAGGTCTCTGGCTCTGGGGTACCCAGAGGTGCCCTCATGCAGACCTGCCACACTGTCAGCCAGGCGGGATTGGAGCGGCCCCCACCATgggctggggagcaggagggagctGCACCCCGCGCCCACCCATCCGCCAACAGCCCTTGTCAGAGCCCCGTGTGATCACCGTGGTCTTCCTCGGCCTCCTGCTGGACCTCCTGGCCTTCACTCTGCTGTTGCCTCTGCTGCCAGGGCTGCTGGAGAGCCATGGCCGTGCCCAC GATCCCCTCTATGGCTCCTGGCAACAAGGCGTGGACTGGTTTGCCGCAGCCATCAGGATGCCAGCGGAGAAGAGGTACAACAGTGTCCTGTTTGGAG GTCTGATAGGCTCAGTCTTCTCCTTCCTGCAGTTCCTCTTGGCACCAGTCACGGGGGCTGTCTCAGACTGTCTCGGGAGGCGCCCGGTGATGCTGCTGTCCCTG GCAGGTCTGGCCACCTCGTATGCCGTGTGGGCGGCCTCAAAGAGCTTCGCCGCCTTCCTGGCCTCCAGGGTGATTGGGGGCATCAGCAAGGGAAACGTCAGCCTCTCCACAGCCATCGTAGCCGACCTGGGCTCACCTTCCGCCCGCAGCCGAGGCATG TCATTGGAGTGGCCTTCTCGCTGGCCTTCACGCTGGGCCCCATGCTTGGCGCCTTCCTGCCAGCGGAGATGGTACCCTGGCTGGCTTTGCTCTTTGCTGCCTCTGAcctgttgtttattttctgcttcctGCCGGAGACGCTGCCTGCGGAGAAGCGG gcatCCTCTATCGGCCCGGGGTTCCAGGCTGCGGCAGACCTGCTCAGCCCCGTGGCCCTGCTCCGTTTCTCGGCCGTGGCCCGTGGCCAGGACCCACCCGCTGGAGACG GGATCCGTCACCTTTGCCGCCTGGGTCTGGTGTACTTCCTCTACCTCTTCCTGTTCTCGGGTCTCGAGTTCACCCTGAGCTTCCTCGCTCATCAGCGCTTCCAGTTCAGCAG CCTGCAGCAAGGAAAGATGTTTTTCTTCATCGGCCTCACCATGGCCACCGTGCAGGGCGCCTACGCCCGGAAGATCAGCCCTGGCAGCGAGATTGCAGCGGTGAAGCGG GCCATCTTGCTGCTggtgcctgccttcctcctcatTGGCTGGGGGCTCACGCTGCCCGCCTTGGGCCTGGGGCTGCTGCTCTACTCCTTCG GTGGGAGGAGACCAGCAAGCACCCGACGgcttcctcccccccctcccccaaaggctTGCCCAGGCAGAAGGGCACGATCATGGGCACACTTCGGAGCCTGGGCGCCCTGGCCAGGGCAGTGGGACCCATGGTGGCTGCCTCAG TGTACTGGCTGGCCGGGGCCAGGGTCTGCTTCACGGTGTGCTCAGGCCTCTTCCTGCTCCCTTTCCTGCTCCTGCGCAACCTGA
- the MFSD10 gene encoding major facilitator superfamily domain-containing protein 10 isoform X4, giving the protein MWVEVVRRCGRPPSRVRLVAGEASALPAGRCGSRGSPSPAACPGVPGSAQRAEPPRHWRARSRRGHQGRHQPVSGGKARRPLPTRPLSACRPEEEARRRPRPGREEAWPARARPRQCARSPFRIRPSVRVSDRPSSLSARPRQDRSLALGYPEVPSCRPATLSARRDWSGPHHGLGSRRELHPAPTHPPTALVRAPCDHRGLPRPPAGPPGLHSAVASAARAAGEPWPCPRSPLWLLATRRGLVCRSHQDASGEEVQQCPVWRSDRLSLLLPAVPLGTSHGGCLRLSREAPGDAAVPGRSGHLVCRVGGLKELRRLPGLQGDWGHQQGKRQPLHSHRSRPGLTFRPQPRHVIGVAFSLAFTLGPMLGAFLPAEMVPWLALLFAASDLLFIFCFLPETLPAEKRASSIGPGFQAAADLLSPVALLRFSAVARGQDPPAGDGIRHLCRLGLVYFLYLFLFSGLEFTLSFLAHQRFQFSSLQQGKMFFFIGLTMATVQGAYARKISPGSEIAAVKRAILLLVPAFLLIGWGLTLPALGLGLLLYSFGPPGGRRPASTRRLPPPPPPKACPGRRARSWAHFGAWAPWPGQWDPWWLPQCTGWPGPGSASRCAQASSCSLSCSCAT; this is encoded by the exons ATGTGGGTGGAGGTGGTGAGGAGGTGTGGGCGTCCGCCGAGCCGGGTCAGGCTGGTGGCAGGAGAGGCCAGCGCGCTGCCGGCTGGACGCTGTGGCTCCCGCGGGTCCCCTTCCCCGGCCGCCTGTCCCGGGGTCCCGGGCTCGGCACAACGCGCAGAGCCGCCGAGACACTGGCGTGCGCGGTCACGGCGGGGACACCAGGGCCGGCACCAGCCGGTGAGCGGCGGGAAGGCGCGCCGACCCCTCCCGACCCGCCCGCTCTCGGCCTGCCGGCCGGAAGAGGAAGCGCGCCGGCGCCCACGTCCGGGGCGGGAGGAGGCGTGGCCGGCGCGCGCCCGCCCCCGGCAGTGTGCCCGCAGTCCATTCCGCATCCGTCCATCAGTTCGTGTGTCCGACCGTCCGTCATCCCTGAGCGCGCGGCCGCGGCAG GATAGGTCTCTGGCTCTGGGGTACCCAGAGGTGCCCTCATGCAGACCTGCCACACTGTCAGCCAGGCGGGATTGGAGCGGCCCCCACCATgggctggggagcaggagggagctGCACCCCGCGCCCACCCATCCGCCAACAGCCCTTGTCAGAGCCCCGTGTGATCACCGTGGTCTTCCTCGGCCTCCTGCTGGACCTCCTGGCCTTCACTCTGCTGTTGCCTCTGCTGCCAGGGCTGCTGGAGAGCCATGGCCGTGCCCAC GATCCCCTCTATGGCTCCTGGCAACAAGGCGTGGACTGGTTTGCCGCAGCCATCAGGATGCCAGCGGAGAAGAGGTACAACAGTGTCCTGTTTGGAG GTCTGATAGGCTCAGTCTTCTCCTTCCTGCAGTTCCTCTTGGCACCAGTCACGGGGGCTGTCTCAGACTGTCTCGGGAGGCGCCCGGTGATGCTGCTGTCCCTG GCAGGTCTGGCCACCTCGTATGCCGTGTGGGCGGCCTCAAAGAGCTTCGCCGCCTTCCTGGCCTCCAGGGTGATTGGGGGCATCAGCAAGGGAAACGTCAGCCTCTCCACAGCCATCGTAGCCGACCTGGGCTCACCTTCCGCCCGCAGCCGAGGCATG TCATTGGAGTGGCCTTCTCGCTGGCCTTCACGCTGGGCCCCATGCTTGGCGCCTTCCTGCCAGCGGAGATGGTACCCTGGCTGGCTTTGCTCTTTGCTGCCTCTGAcctgttgtttattttctgcttcctGCCGGAGACGCTGCCTGCGGAGAAGCGG gcatCCTCTATCGGCCCGGGGTTCCAGGCTGCGGCAGACCTGCTCAGCCCCGTGGCCCTGCTCCGTTTCTCGGCCGTGGCCCGTGGCCAGGACCCACCCGCTGGAGACG GGATCCGTCACCTTTGCCGCCTGGGTCTGGTGTACTTCCTCTACCTCTTCCTGTTCTCGGGTCTCGAGTTCACCCTGAGCTTCCTCGCTCATCAGCGCTTCCAGTTCAGCAG CCTGCAGCAAGGAAAGATGTTTTTCTTCATCGGCCTCACCATGGCCACCGTGCAGGGCGCCTACGCCCGGAAGATCAGCCCTGGCAGCGAGATTGCAGCGGTGAAGCGG GCCATCTTGCTGCTggtgcctgccttcctcctcatTGGCTGGGGGCTCACGCTGCCCGCCTTGGGCCTGGGGCTGCTGCTCTACTCCTTCG GCCCCCCAGGTGGGAGGAGACCAGCAAGCACCCGACGgcttcctcccccccctcccccaaaggctTGCCCAGGCAGAAGGGCACGATCATGGGCACACTTCGGAGCCTGGGCGCCCTGGCCAGGGCAGTGGGACCCATGGTGGCTGCCTCAG TGTACTGGCTGGCCGGGGCCAGGGTCTGCTTCACGGTGTGCTCAGGCCTCTTCCTGCTCCCTTTCCTGCTCCTGCGCAACCTGA
- the MFSD10 gene encoding major facilitator superfamily domain-containing protein 10 isoform X3: MGWGAGGSCTPRPPIRQQPLSEPRVITVVFLGLLLDLLAFTLLLPLLPGLLESHGRAHDPLYGSWQQGVDWFAAAIRMPAEKRYNSVLFGGLIGSVFSFLQFLLAPVTGAVSDCLGRRPVMLLSLAGLATSYAVWAASKSFAAFLASRVIGGISKGNVSLSTAIVADLGSPSARSRGMAVIGVAFSLAFTLGPMLGAFLPAEMVPWLALLFAASDLLFIFCFLPETLPAEKRASSIGPGFQAAADLLSPVALLRFSAVARGQDPPAGDGIRHLCRLGLVYFLYLFLFSGLEFTLSFLAHQRFQFSSLQQGKMFFFIGLTMATVQGAYARKISPGSEIAAVKRAILLLVPAFLLIGWGLTLPALGLGLLLYSFAAAVVVPCLSSVVADYGKEPFFARGPPGGRRPASTRRLPPPPPPKACPGRRARSWAHFGAWAPWPGQWDPWWLPQCTGWPGPGSASRCAQASSCSLSCSCAT; this comes from the exons ATgggctggggagcaggagggagctGCACCCCGCGCCCACCCATCCGCCAACAGCCCTTGTCAGAGCCCCGTGTGATCACCGTGGTCTTCCTCGGCCTCCTGCTGGACCTCCTGGCCTTCACTCTGCTGTTGCCTCTGCTGCCAGGGCTGCTGGAGAGCCATGGCCGTGCCCAC GATCCCCTCTATGGCTCCTGGCAACAAGGCGTGGACTGGTTTGCCGCAGCCATCAGGATGCCAGCGGAGAAGAGGTACAACAGTGTCCTGTTTGGAG GTCTGATAGGCTCAGTCTTCTCCTTCCTGCAGTTCCTCTTGGCACCAGTCACGGGGGCTGTCTCAGACTGTCTCGGGAGGCGCCCGGTGATGCTGCTGTCCCTG GCAGGTCTGGCCACCTCGTATGCCGTGTGGGCGGCCTCAAAGAGCTTCGCCGCCTTCCTGGCCTCCAGGGTGATTGGGGGCATCAGCAAGGGAAACGTCAGCCTCTCCACAGCCATCGTAGCCGACCTGGGCTCACCTTCCGCCCGCAGCCGAGGCATG GCAGTCATTGGAGTGGCCTTCTCGCTGGCCTTCACGCTGGGCCCCATGCTTGGCGCCTTCCTGCCAGCGGAGATGGTACCCTGGCTGGCTTTGCTCTTTGCTGCCTCTGAcctgttgtttattttctgcttcctGCCGGAGACGCTGCCTGCGGAGAAGCGG gcatCCTCTATCGGCCCGGGGTTCCAGGCTGCGGCAGACCTGCTCAGCCCCGTGGCCCTGCTCCGTTTCTCGGCCGTGGCCCGTGGCCAGGACCCACCCGCTGGAGACG GGATCCGTCACCTTTGCCGCCTGGGTCTGGTGTACTTCCTCTACCTCTTCCTGTTCTCGGGTCTCGAGTTCACCCTGAGCTTCCTCGCTCATCAGCGCTTCCAGTTCAGCAG CCTGCAGCAAGGAAAGATGTTTTTCTTCATCGGCCTCACCATGGCCACCGTGCAGGGCGCCTACGCCCGGAAGATCAGCCCTGGCAGCGAGATTGCAGCGGTGAAGCGG GCCATCTTGCTGCTggtgcctgccttcctcctcatTGGCTGGGGGCTCACGCTGCCCGCCTTGGGCCTGGGGCTGCTGCTCTACTCCTTCG CCGCTGCCGTCGTGGTGCCCTGCTTGTCCTCCGTGGTCGCTGACTATGGTAAGGAGCCTTTCTTTGCCCGAGGCCCCCCAGGTGGGAGGAGACCAGCAAGCACCCGACGgcttcctcccccccctcccccaaaggctTGCCCAGGCAGAAGGGCACGATCATGGGCACACTTCGGAGCCTGGGCGCCCTGGCCAGGGCAGTGGGACCCATGGTGGCTGCCTCAG TGTACTGGCTGGCCGGGGCCAGGGTCTGCTTCACGGTGTGCTCAGGCCTCTTCCTGCTCCCTTTCCTGCTCCTGCGCAACCTGA
- the MFSD10 gene encoding major facilitator superfamily domain-containing protein 10 isoform X6 — protein MGWGAGGSCTPRPPIRQQPLSEPRVITVVFLGLLLDLLAFTLLLPLLPGLLESHGRAHDPLYGSWQQGVDWFAAAIRMPAEKRYNSVLFGGLIGSVFSFLQFLLAPVTGAVSDCLGRRPVMLLSLAGLATSYAVWAASKSFAAFLASRVIGGISKGNVSLSTAIVADLGSPSARSRGMAVIGVAFSLAFTLGPMLGAFLPAEMVPWLALLFAASDLLFIFCFLPETLPAEKRASSIGPGFQAAADLLSPVALLRFSAVARGQDPPAGDGIRHLCRLGLVYFLYLFLFSGLEFTLSFLAHQRFQFSSLQQGKMFFFIGLTMATVQGAYARKISPGSEIAAVKRAILLLVPAFLLIGWGLTLPALGLGLLLYSFAAAVVVPCLSSVVADYGLPRQKGTIMGTLRSLGALARAVGPMVAASVYWLAGARVCFTVCSGLFLLPFLLLRNLRPPARMAPKAE, from the exons ATgggctggggagcaggagggagctGCACCCCGCGCCCACCCATCCGCCAACAGCCCTTGTCAGAGCCCCGTGTGATCACCGTGGTCTTCCTCGGCCTCCTGCTGGACCTCCTGGCCTTCACTCTGCTGTTGCCTCTGCTGCCAGGGCTGCTGGAGAGCCATGGCCGTGCCCAC GATCCCCTCTATGGCTCCTGGCAACAAGGCGTGGACTGGTTTGCCGCAGCCATCAGGATGCCAGCGGAGAAGAGGTACAACAGTGTCCTGTTTGGAG GTCTGATAGGCTCAGTCTTCTCCTTCCTGCAGTTCCTCTTGGCACCAGTCACGGGGGCTGTCTCAGACTGTCTCGGGAGGCGCCCGGTGATGCTGCTGTCCCTG GCAGGTCTGGCCACCTCGTATGCCGTGTGGGCGGCCTCAAAGAGCTTCGCCGCCTTCCTGGCCTCCAGGGTGATTGGGGGCATCAGCAAGGGAAACGTCAGCCTCTCCACAGCCATCGTAGCCGACCTGGGCTCACCTTCCGCCCGCAGCCGAGGCATG GCAGTCATTGGAGTGGCCTTCTCGCTGGCCTTCACGCTGGGCCCCATGCTTGGCGCCTTCCTGCCAGCGGAGATGGTACCCTGGCTGGCTTTGCTCTTTGCTGCCTCTGAcctgttgtttattttctgcttcctGCCGGAGACGCTGCCTGCGGAGAAGCGG gcatCCTCTATCGGCCCGGGGTTCCAGGCTGCGGCAGACCTGCTCAGCCCCGTGGCCCTGCTCCGTTTCTCGGCCGTGGCCCGTGGCCAGGACCCACCCGCTGGAGACG GGATCCGTCACCTTTGCCGCCTGGGTCTGGTGTACTTCCTCTACCTCTTCCTGTTCTCGGGTCTCGAGTTCACCCTGAGCTTCCTCGCTCATCAGCGCTTCCAGTTCAGCAG CCTGCAGCAAGGAAAGATGTTTTTCTTCATCGGCCTCACCATGGCCACCGTGCAGGGCGCCTACGCCCGGAAGATCAGCCCTGGCAGCGAGATTGCAGCGGTGAAGCGG GCCATCTTGCTGCTggtgcctgccttcctcctcatTGGCTGGGGGCTCACGCTGCCCGCCTTGGGCCTGGGGCTGCTGCTCTACTCCTTCG CCGCTGCCGTCGTGGTGCCCTGCTTGTCCTCCGTGGTCGCTGACTATG gctTGCCCAGGCAGAAGGGCACGATCATGGGCACACTTCGGAGCCTGGGCGCCCTGGCCAGGGCAGTGGGACCCATGGTGGCTGCCTCAG TGTACTGGCTGGCCGGGGCCAGGGTCTGCTTCACGGTGTGCTCAGGCCTCTTCCTGCTCCCTTTCCTGCTCCTGCGCAACCTGAGGCCTCCAGCCCGCATGGCACCCAAGGCAGAGTAG